A window of Corvus cornix cornix isolate S_Up_H32 chromosome 4, ASM73873v5, whole genome shotgun sequence contains these coding sequences:
- the HMGB2 gene encoding high mobility group protein B2, with translation MGKGDPNKPRGKMSSYAYFVQTCREEHKKKHPDSSVNFAEFSRKCSERWKTMSSKEKGKFEEMAKGDKARYDREMKNYVPPKGEKKGKKKDPNAPKRPPSAFFLFCSEHRPKIKNDHPGLSIGDTAKKLGEMWSEQSAKDKQPYEQKAAKLKEKYEKDIAAYRAKSKSDAGKKGPGRPAGSKKKAEPEEEEEEEEEEEEEEEEDEDEE, from the exons ATGGGCAAAGGCGACCCCAATAAGCCGCGGGGCAAGATGTCCTCGTACGCCTACTTCGTGCAGACGTGCCGCGAGGAGCACAAGAAGAAGCACCCGGACTCGTCCGTCAACTTCGCTGAGTTCTCGCGGAAGTGCTCAGAGCGGTGGAAg ACAATGTcaagcaaggaaaaaggaaagtttgAAGAAATGGCTAAAGGAGACAAAGCTCGTTATGACCGGGAGATGAAAAACTATGTTCCTCCCAAAGGcgagaaaaagggaaagaaaaaggaccCCAACGCTCCTAAAAGACCACC ATCAgcattcttccttttctgttctgaacACCGTCCGAAAATCAAAAATGATCATCCTGGCTTGTCTATTGGAGATACAGCAAAGAAATTAGGTGAAATGTGGTCCGAACAGTCGGCCAAAGATAAACAGCCATATGAACAGAAGGCTGCAAAACTAAAGGAGAAGTATGAAAAG GATATTGCAGCATATCGTGCCAAGAGCAAGAGTGATGCAGGAAAAAAGGGCCCAGGTAGGCCTGCAGGGtctaaaaagaaagcagaaccagaggaggaggaggaggaagaggaagaagaagaggaagaggaggaagaagatgagGATGAAGAATAA